In Pseudoalteromonas sp. NC201, a single window of DNA contains:
- the rnhA gene encoding ribonuclease HI has product MQKTVEIYTDGSCLGNPGPGGYGVYLSYQGHEKEMSAGYKLTTNNRMEMLAAIVALETLKRPCDIILYTDSQYVKQGIESWLENWKKRNWKTAAKQPVKNVDLWQRLDAATSRHTIQWRWVKGHAGNKYNELVDDLAREAASGPNLLVDEGYEASV; this is encoded by the coding sequence GTGCAAAAAACCGTAGAGATTTATACCGATGGCTCGTGTTTAGGCAATCCAGGTCCAGGTGGTTATGGTGTTTACCTTTCCTATCAAGGACATGAAAAAGAAATGAGTGCAGGGTATAAACTCACAACCAATAATAGAATGGAAATGCTTGCGGCTATTGTTGCACTCGAAACATTAAAGCGCCCCTGCGATATCATTCTGTATACCGACAGCCAATATGTTAAGCAAGGCATTGAGTCTTGGCTTGAAAACTGGAAAAAGCGCAATTGGAAAACCGCAGCCAAACAACCAGTAAAAAATGTCGATTTATGGCAAAGACTGGACGCTGCCACCAGCCGACACACGATCCAATGGCGCTGGGTAAAAGGCCACGCTGGAAATAAATATAATGAGCTTGTTGATGACTTAGCGCGTGAAGCGGCTTCAGGTCCAAACCTACTTGTAGATGAAGGCTACGAAGCCAGCGTCTAA
- the dnaQ gene encoding DNA polymerase III subunit epsilon, with product MHTRQIVLDTETTGIDPKAGHRIIEIGCVELVNRRLTGNNFHVYINPQRDIEEEAIDVHGITNEFLRDKPFFHQIAQEFFDYIKGAELVIHNAPFDVGFMDHEFAKLNQGFPATHDYCQVLDTLVMARDLHPGQKNSLDALCRRYDIDNSKRTLHGALLDSEILADVYLSMTGGQKKLNLANQNKGDQANSAGGIIRLDSNRPALKVLRASADEEQAHTERLELVNKACGQSLWQQL from the coding sequence ATGCACACACGGCAAATAGTACTGGATACAGAAACCACAGGTATTGATCCTAAAGCAGGGCACAGGATCATTGAAATTGGTTGTGTTGAGCTAGTCAATCGCAGACTAACGGGGAATAACTTCCACGTATATATCAACCCTCAGCGCGACATTGAAGAAGAAGCCATTGATGTTCACGGTATCACCAACGAATTTTTACGTGATAAACCTTTTTTCCATCAAATTGCGCAAGAGTTTTTTGACTATATTAAAGGAGCTGAGCTTGTCATTCATAACGCGCCGTTCGACGTCGGCTTTATGGATCACGAGTTTGCTAAGTTAAATCAAGGCTTTCCGGCAACCCATGACTATTGTCAAGTGCTAGATACTTTGGTGATGGCAAGGGATCTTCATCCGGGCCAGAAGAACAGCCTAGATGCGCTTTGCCGTCGCTACGATATCGATAACTCAAAGCGTACGCTGCACGGCGCTTTGCTGGATTCCGAGATCCTTGCTGATGTTTACCTGTCGATGACGGGAGGCCAAAAAAAGCTGAATTTGGCAAATCAAAATAAAGGTGATCAGGCTAACTCAGCCGGTGGCATTATTCGTTTAGACAGCAATCGTCCTGCACTTAAAGTTTTACGTGCTTCTGCCGATGAAGAACAAGCACATACAGAACGTTTAGAGCTTGTAAACAAAGCTT